The DNA sequence TCTGCAACTAAATCAAACTGAAATTTTCGCTTCTAGTTAAATTCTTTTACTCACACGTTTCCTGTCTGGTGTCTGTCTccgtcctttttttttttaaaattttgttatgtaCATATCTGCTCTATCAATTGGAAAAAGAATAGAAACGAATTTCTGTAGCTACAGTATTCTCGTTGCCATTGATCAGCAAGAAATTTACACGCGCCGGTGAGAGAGAGTAATTTCTGTTGGAGTTGATGATGCAATGAATATTACGCATGCTGTGGTTGGGACCCTTGGGTacaatattcaataattaactGCCCTCATGCCCCAGTTTTTGACAATGAGAAgatatatatagtaataattAACACTAATCGGTGCACATTTTTTTGTGAGCCACTTGCTTTTaaaaagcatatatatatatgttcaatatTTTCAAGTAGTTGAACTGTTATTTGTTTGTTTCTAAAACAACGGTGAATTCTTATTGTGAGATTAATGGAGGGTCTTATTTGCACAGGCCAAAGTTTTCCATTACGGATCTATCAGTTTAATTGTGGAGCCCTGCAGATCAGCGCATTTGAAGGCAATGGAGGCCGCAAAGCAAGCGGGTTGCCTACTTTCATATGACCCAAACCTGAGGCTACCACTATGGCCATCAGCCAAGGAAGCACGCGAGAAAATTATGAGCATATGGGACAAGGCTGATGTGATCAAAGTCAGCGACAACGAATTGGAATTTCTCACCGGCAAAGAGGTCAGTGACGAGGCAGCATTGTCCTTGTGGCATCCTAATTTAAAGCTTCTTCTGGTCACTCTTGGTGAAAAAGGTTGCAGTTACTATACCAAGGtataataatttctttttcctCTTTAAATTCTTACTTCTACATTACTTGTCACTACACTACATATTTTTAACGCCTGTCCACTTGTGTGCAGAATTTCCATGGAACTATTCCTGGTTTCCATGTGAAAACTGTTGATACAACTGGTGCAGGAGACTCTTTCATCGGTGCCCTGTTATGTAAGATGGTTAAGGATCAATCTGTGATCACGGTAAGAAGTCATTTGATCAGCGTAGTTGTTAGATCAGTTTCGTCTTGGCAATTATGGTTGCAATCAGTTTACTCAACTTATTGATATTAAAACATATGTCGAATTTTTAGGATGAAGCAAAGTTAAAGGAAGTTCTCAAGTTTGCATGTGCATGTGGAGCCATCACAACCACAAAGAAAGGAGCAATCCCAGCCCTGCCCACAGAATCTGAAGCCCTCACACTTCTCAAGGGCAATTAGATCAAAGACCCACCCATCTGTGTCTGTTTTTACCTTTCATCTTGCCTTAATTCCTGTTCAAGCTactttttttctatattattagCTTCTAGGTTTTATGAAAGTTTTGTTTGGAATCCAAATAAACTGGGGTTACCAATCTCTTAGAGATTAGGCTATCTTTTCTTCTGTCTTGAAGGTttggtttttctttttcataataataataaacacaTCTTGTTTTTCATAAAAGTTTCTTTGTCCAGCGCGATATAGTTTCATCTTTTGAGTGCAGAATGAGTTATCCACCAAAAAATCCAATCAACttgttatttttttgataaaaaacatttaaatttttcttttcattaaCACTCccaataaactttactaaatcaataaaaaaaataatcatactTATTTATGGTCAGACATAGCCTAACCATACCAGAACATATCACATATGACGACATGATTAAAATGTGAAGATTTAACTCCAAGATATAAAGTACAACTTATAACTCCAAGATATAAAgtacaatttataaatttgatgcTAACTCCAAGATATAAAAAGTACAACTTATAATTTTGATGCAAACTTTTGTGTTGGTTTTAACAAGTAATCATGATAATTAAGTATCTTACTTGACAAATTATAGTAgttcatattaatataataaaaatgagaCACCGGACAAATACATCTTCACTTGTTCAAatctaacaaatatcatattataaatcacAATCCGCCAATTATTCTtaactaatatataatatatgtaggGAGAGAGTCCTACTCTACCACAAACCCACCTTAttgtacaaactaaaaaccaagctcaaatataaataaatcctaaagcaaatactaCTAAATTCTAAgagaaatatcactaaattcttagaggaatatcactaaattttaagaggaatatcactaaattactTCCACGTGTTGAATACTTGTAGTTACAAAAAGagagttttttaatatatgattttttttctccttttcttttttaaataaggGTAATTTAaggatgataaaaaaaaacttaactaaaaaaatataaccaaaaaTTTGTGCTGAAAATTATACACATGTTTGCTTATTATAGAATAGTAtagattttcaatttatttttgaatagaATAATATGGAATAAATCTATTTACTagtatattttatgttaatatGTGTTGTTGATAACAGTTTTTTTTAActagttataaattatatttttcatatttttattttattcatttataaaaaaatatactttatcATATATCAGCTACATAATATCTTAAAAGGATTATGACGGAGTTTTTGTCCTGTATTACATCACTATTGTATTACATTACCAGTATTTTTCATCTTTGAACTGGTTAATAATGCAAGAGTAAGACACATTCACGTATTGCAGATTTGTAGTTACAAAAGAtgggttttttttaatattgcatttctttttctttttctttttctttttaaaagagTATAATTTAAGaatgacaaaaaataataaaaatacaaaattagaaaaagataatcaaaattttgtattacaAACTATACATTATATAGTATAGATGGCCTGATGTGCGGGAAACCTAGAGAATGAATGTGTCTAGTAACTTCATAACTTTGAGGTTGTTTAGCCCGGTCTAAAATTATGACTTATGCTTATAATGACTTAATTTGATAAGTGATCGGTTTAAATTGTCAGTtcgattaataaaattaatgattataagtaataaaaaaattgataattatttattttagtgttgatttttattaaaagttaaaaaagaTCATCAAAATAAGATAAGTTAATCAAAAAGTACATTCAaccaatttcaaattttaagtcatatatttatttttaatttaaaccgatttttgacttattacacaaacatatatattttacgaTGATATCTGAAGTGGTTTAAAACTCGGACATAGAAGTCCAGACAAGCACGTTCTTTCTATTCATTTCCGGCCACAGCTGTCACTTCTTGGTAGATGCCTTATCAGGCATCTTAACAAAATTACATTCCTTCGGGGAATTCTATCAGATATAGGAAAAAATAGAGAATCAATGGGTCTATTGCCTTTTCAGAAAGTGGGTTCGGTGTTAAGGTATGATTTATGAACTTGAACACAATGGACTCGTTTTTACATTATAACCACCCTTGTGTTGGGCCACAGCACATAGCACAAGTCGAAGACGAGGCCCAAAAACAAAAAGCCCATATTAAACAAGTCGGAGTGAGCGAAAAACCGAAATCGGTAAAAATCCAACTGTATATATGGAGCTGAATCGAAATCGAAACTTCTAAAATTGAACCGTATCTAATGGATGCGGTTTCCGGTTTAAGTCAAAAccgaataaaaataaattgaatcgaACCGATTAttaagaaataataaatattatttatttatataatttaataaaaatatacatagaCTAAATTAGCATCTCATGGTATATTATGGGTTATCAAATAATATGTTAACCGTATGTAGTAGTAGAGTAGTGTAGTAGTAGTGGAGCAGCGAGTATAAAACTCATAAATTTAAACATATAAGTATGATTTGTCAACTTCAATAAGTACATACAagtattttagttattataagCATGATATCattcaattaatttatataattagatttttgtttatattttcgtTTTGTTGGATACAATTGGACATATCATCAATAATTCAGTGTTCAAGCGATtgtctaaatttcaaaatttctccTCAGCCATTAATCGgattgattaatttatttattaaattagaagtctgtttcttattttattttttacgattttaaaaccgaaaccgaaccaatAAAAACTAATCAGGGATTTTAAAACCGAAATCGAAACCGCCAgttcggttgcggtttttaatttttggaaCCGAGGACTTTTGGTTTGGTCTCAATTTTatctaaaaaccgaaccgaatcaaGGTTTGTTGTCCCTTGATAAATAGAAGAGCACTAGCATAGGAATAGAGGTCGGAAATCTGCAGGAAGGACCTCCTCTTTGGAACAAACTAGAACACATATATATTGGTTTAATAAGTAAAAACATCACTGAGCTCATAGTCAATTTGCAGTTATCACTATATTTAAGATCTTGCAAATATATCACAAAACTAGATTTAACTTGTAGTCAACTACctgaactaataaaaacttGTATTTAGGTAACTATCATTTACACTACCATTAAGTATCAACAACCGTTATCAGTcgactttaacggaatccgttaaaagaatccaaaaaaattgaaacaaattgaaaaaaataagaaaaatcttaaaaaattatgaaaacttcaaaaattctgaaaatttttaaaaaacttcaaaaagtataaattttttagaaaaatgtaAAAACAGTAGTCAAGAAATAGAATAGTACTCACTCCAAATTACatcttcattttatttttctcaaaatcaaATTGAGAAATCAAATTAACTAATTTCTGACTAACATATTAGCTTGCTAAGGTTTGCATTTAGAGTGGACACACCGTTGAATAcagtataagagcatctccaaccattaaaAATCCTTAGCTAAgagtaggggtgagcattcggttcggttaactgaaaaccgaaccgaataaccgaaatatttttggttcggttaaccaaattatatatttctgttTGGTTTTCGGtagtaaaaatttcaaaattcgtTTTTTCAGTAATTCGATTTTTAACCGCAGTATACCGGAAAACCGAACGGTTAACCgaatttctaatattttataatatttttattataaataataatatatattaattatttacatgCAGTGATTTAATTGTTAATGTAGTATCTGATATCTATATTATACTGAATTGTCAATTTGAATAGCTTCATCTTGGAATCAATCTACATCCAGTAATTAGGATTTGTACAGGTGAATAAAAGAAATGCATACTATGGGAATTTCACAGGAGCCTGCTACTGGCTGATTACAGTCAGTGTATTTCACCGTGCAACTCCATGAGACAAAACACAATTTATTATATCAGTTTGCTTAGTTATTGGACAAGTCGTGTTTAGCTGATAATGAGAAATGTCTAAGTTTAGCATCCACTGCTCCTGATCTGAAGTTGCAGCAAAACAGGTGTGGTTGTAACATTGATTTACATTACTTGCATCAAACATAGGATAGATTAGGTACTAGCTAGTGAATTAGTTAGTGAATGATTTgaatttcggttttcggttaaaaccgaaataataatttcggtttcggttataaaTCGAAAagatttcggttcggtttttggtAGCTAATTTATGCTTATTTCGAAACCGGttaaccaaaaaaaaatccgGTTTcgatttcggttaaccgaatatTCACCCCTAGCTAAGACCATGTTAGATTTATGACATTTTGGATTTATGATCCATAATAATAAAGTCTTCATTTGTGACATCCGATTCACTCTGTTAAGTGATGGTTGTggcaaattttaattatatgagATTTATACACTCTGTTATGATTTGCTCCCCCGCCGTGATTGAACGAGAATTAAGAAGAGACTCGTGGGAATGACGTGAAGGGGCAGGGATGGCTATATTTCTGGGAGCGAACTCCGGGCGAATATGAAGCGCATGGATACAAGTTAGGCCTTGGAATGAAAGACAATTCCGAATCTGCTTTGTCTACGAACAAGGAAGCTATCACAGCTATAAGTGATGCAACTATGAATCTCATGGAGAGTTCGATCCTGGCGATGGTTATGGCAACTTGGAATTATATGAGATTTATACACTCTGTTAAGTGTTAAGTGATGGTTGTGGCAACTTGAAATCATATGAGATTTATACACTCGTCCCTCGCACAGGCACTCGTActagttttaattaaattaattaaaaaaagccAACAGAACTGCACTTAACTTTGCTACGAGTTGCAGAGAGAGAACTTGATCAATTCTCATATATATGGCAACTACAGCATTTCAAGTGCGACCAAACTATAGAACAATTGCTTGCGGATAACAGCTACTAACTTCCAGCTTCATTGATCCCCAAAATTGCCTGGATTTGTCAAACTTTGTCTGCATTGTAGCCGTAAACATAGCTGCCCATGTTTCGTCACTTCCTTCAACACTGAGGTCGTAAGGCACTGAGAAACTGTATCAAGCAATTGATATTGGTAAACATTAATCAAGATCTAGCAAAACTAATACACTGGTAAAGAGAAAATGTTCATGATAACAACGATATTGCCTTTGTGGTATATAAAGAATTGATTAAATAATACTTGCTTCAAAAATTACATCAAGGGAAACAGAATGGTTTGACTTTGCCAAAAAGGAGGTAAAAACAACTCAATTTCCCCGCTAATAAATTTATCAACCAATAAAAGTATAAGGCCACAGACCACTTGCCTGTCCGTCTAGCTGCAATAGTTCAGCATAAGTAACAGGAAAATGACTGCTAAAATATAGTATTGATCATTCTCATTTTAgtaatttaaaaatactacaGTAAGTGAGAAAGTTACCTACTTGTCAGTAATTGGAACTGATTAATCTTATATATATTCAGACTTTGGAATTTTAACTTTACACTTCAgacaaatttaaatatatattaacggAGACCAAGATTTAATAGGAATCAGTTTATATCTCAAAAAAAGAGTTTTTTATTACTAATTGACAGAGCTTTAAGGACAGGTAAAATCACTATGTTGACAAATTTATGTtctcaaaaataattaattaagagtATAAGAGTAAACATCTTAGTCATGGGAGAATATGGCCATTCTGAATACTTATTTTTAGGATAATTATCCAGGATATGTACCTCCTAtgaactacaagtctacaagaATGCAGCATATATTTTTAGCATCCTCTTCTCATTCAACCTAAATACCTAATAAAAACCACTCAACTCTTTTCATTGCAAACAAAGTATCTTAAGTGGTGCTCGAATATTCTCTATCACAACTAGTCAAGTACTAGGTTTGAATAGTAATAACTACTGTTCTGAAAATAAATCCAAAACTCGGGAATCAAACTTAGTAGGCAGAGGCTTTACATAGTAATTTAATAATTACTCGGATTTGATTAATCAGACCAATAATGAGAGATTTAATTTCAATACATAACTGATACCCATGTAGATacaattttgttatatatacatagataAGTCTTTATGCATGTAATATAAAGGGGTCCTTTCGTTTGTGATCTTCAGGTATTCAGGATGAGTTTTGCTTAATCTAAACCATACCGGTgtttggtaaaaaaaaatataatttcacacTTATACCTCAAGTCCTCAGGGTATGAGTGAGTTCTCATTATGCGGGACTGTGGTTTAGTCAAGCATGGGTCCGaggaattaattattttcatctCTATTTATACAATTACATGTAAATATTTGGTACAAAATTAAACAATGTCTcgaacatatattaaaatattgataaaaactaatatttagatataattaattaatgacccaaaaaatattttaaatcaaccaTATTCATTTGACCACTCAATCAAACACATGGTATCGGAAATGTTAGAGTCACAAACTAGTAGTTAAGCACCTAAGATCCATTATACAAAATAATGAGGTATTACTAAGGATGTTGCACATCATATTAAGGCAGGATGGCTTAGATGGAGGGCTGCCACAGGAGTGTTGTCTGACAAAAGGGTATCTTTGAAGTTGAAGGGTAAATTTTATAGAGTAACAGTCAGACCTACTCACCTACATTAGTCTATGATTCCGGGTGGGTGTGGGCCACTGAGAAAGGTTGAAGAACATAGGTTAGAGACCGCAAAAATGCCTATGTTACGTTGTATTTGTGGCTGCACAATGGTGGATCACATACCAAATGATGTTTTTAGACGAACGTTGAATGTGGAATCAATTTCCAAGAAAGCAAGGGAGGGTCGATTGAGGTGGTACAGGCATGGGAGGGTTGATTGAGGTGGTACACGCATGTTCGTCTTCGACGGAAAACAACCCCAGCTAGAAGGGTTGACAACATATCAGTTAGGGCGGGAAAGAAAGAGGGGTAGACCAAATGGGCTGATGACTAAGCATGGGCATGAAGGCTTTAAATCTCACAAGTGACGTGAGCTTAGATAGGGCTGCTTAGCGACGTCATATTAAAGTTGTTGAGTCTAATTCTTAGGGCTATACGGTGGGTTGGGCTGTACAGATTTACCAATTTAGTGTATTTTCCTAGGTGTTTGTGTATGCTTATATCCTAGGAAGCATGGGTGCGGGTGCGGGTGCGGGGATACGCGGTGCGGCGATACGTAAATTcgtgaaatttgaatatatggGGATACGGGTGCGGCGGGATAcggtaaataaaataatattttaatttttatatatatataatatatttaatattttgttaattaataaaaactttcatttaaaatactgtatttttaatttaaacatatattatttaaattccaGTTCGGGTaacattaattataaaagttcACCTTATGTTTATGCCTATTTAAGTAGTTTGTTTCATACTTCATTTTTCGAGGCAACTCAT is a window from the Daucus carota subsp. sativus chromosome 8, DH1 v3.0, whole genome shotgun sequence genome containing:
- the LOC108199984 gene encoding fructokinase-2, with translation MAGGDLIVSFGEMLIDFVPTVSGVSLAEAPGFLKAPGGAPANVAIAVARLGGKAAFVGKLGDDEFGHMLAGILKENGVSGDGIKFDQGARTALAFVTLRADGEREFMFYRNPSADMLLTPEELNLDLIKSAKVFHYGSISLIVEPCRSAHLKAMEAAKQAGCLLSYDPNLRLPLWPSAKEAREKIMSIWDKADVIKVSDNELEFLTGKEVSDEAALSLWHPNLKLLLVTLGEKGCSYYTKNFHGTIPGFHVKTVDTTGAGDSFIGALLCKMVKDQSVITDEAKLKEVLKFACACGAITTTKKGAIPALPTESEALTLLKGN